One Methylocapsa sp. D3K7 DNA window includes the following coding sequences:
- the trbB gene encoding P-type conjugative transfer ATPase TrbB: MGAFSLLSEAVLRGARMLRTALGPAIAAWLEEPGVIEVMLNPDGRIWIDRLTDGLADTGAWLAPADGERIIRLVAHHVGAEVHPSSPRVSAELPETGERFEGLLPPIVAAPAFAIRKPAVAIFTLDDYVAAGIMSPDQANVLRLAVENRRNVLVAGGTSTGKTTLVNALLAEVAKTSDRVILIEDTRELQCQALNLVALRTKDGVASLSDLVRSSLRLRPDRIPIGEVRGAEALDLLKAWGTGHPGGIGTIHAGSALGALRRLEQLIQEAVVTVPRALIAETINVIAVQAGRGAQRRLVELAAVDGLDKRGDYRLATLAKSTFLGDPA, encoded by the coding sequence ATGGGGGCATTTTCTCTCCTGTCAGAAGCGGTTTTGCGTGGCGCCCGCATGCTGCGCACCGCGCTCGGGCCGGCGATTGCGGCCTGGCTTGAAGAACCTGGCGTCATCGAGGTCATGCTCAATCCGGATGGACGTATCTGGATCGACCGGCTGACCGATGGGCTGGCGGACACGGGCGCATGGTTGGCGCCGGCCGATGGAGAGCGAATCATCCGCCTCGTCGCGCATCATGTTGGCGCGGAGGTTCATCCCAGTAGCCCACGTGTTTCGGCCGAACTGCCCGAAACAGGCGAGCGCTTTGAAGGCCTGCTTCCGCCGATCGTCGCGGCGCCTGCCTTTGCCATCCGCAAGCCGGCGGTCGCCATCTTCACGCTCGACGATTACGTCGCCGCCGGAATCATGTCGCCCGATCAAGCGAACGTCTTGCGGCTCGCGGTCGAGAACCGCCGCAATGTACTCGTCGCCGGTGGGACGTCCACCGGTAAGACAACGCTCGTCAATGCATTGCTCGCCGAAGTGGCGAAGACCTCCGACCGCGTGATCTTGATCGAGGACACGCGCGAGCTTCAATGCCAAGCATTGAACCTTGTGGCGCTTCGCACTAAGGACGGCGTCGCGTCGCTTTCGGATCTTGTTCGCTCCTCCTTGCGCCTGCGTCCGGACCGCATCCCGATCGGCGAAGTGCGCGGGGCCGAAGCGCTGGATCTTCTGAAAGCCTGGGGCACCGGGCACCCCGGGGGGATCGGCACGATCCACGCGGGGTCCGCGCTGGGCGCGCTGCGGCGCCTCGAACAGCTCATCCAGGAAGCCGTGGTCACCGTTCCCCGCGCGCTGATCGCCGAAACGATCAACGTCATTGCGGTCCAGGCCGGACGCGGCGCCCAACGCCGGCTCGTCGAGCTCGCCGCCGTCGACGGCCTCGATAAGCGCGGCGACTATCGCCTCGCCACGCTAGCCAAATCCACTTTCCTTGGAGATCCCGCATGA
- a CDS encoding metalloregulator ArsR/SmtB family transcription factor — protein sequence MSEPITFDAILAAAAATGEPTRLRLLALVSETELTVSELVTILGQSQPRISRHLKLLVEAGLVERHREGSWVFFRIAQTGPVGGFARDVIERLAPGDVHLTADCARLDQVRKTRATQAANYFAAQAANWDQLRALHVPEEKVEAAIRAAAGPDPIQTLLDLGTGTGRMLELLGPLAARAVGIDQSPQMLSVARARIERAGLRNVQLRQGDIYAAPVEADGYDLVIMHQVLHYLDDPLRAIREAARALRPGGRLLIVDFAPHEDETLRTAHAHRRLGFAAEEIAGFMASAGLDLTMKSDLVPGRGEANKLTVSLWLGRDPRVLADPLPVTTREFA from the coding sequence ATGTCTGAGCCCATAACTTTCGACGCGATTCTCGCCGCCGCGGCCGCCACGGGTGAACCCACGCGTCTACGCCTGCTTGCTCTTGTCTCCGAGACGGAACTCACGGTCAGTGAACTGGTGACGATCCTTGGCCAATCGCAGCCACGCATCTCCCGCCACCTCAAGCTCCTCGTCGAAGCGGGACTTGTCGAGCGTCATCGCGAGGGATCTTGGGTTTTCTTCCGGATCGCGCAGACTGGACCGGTTGGCGGTTTTGCCCGCGACGTCATCGAGCGGCTGGCTCCTGGCGATGTCCACCTGACCGCCGACTGCGCCAGGCTCGATCAAGTTCGCAAGACGCGCGCGACTCAGGCGGCGAACTATTTCGCGGCACAAGCGGCGAACTGGGATCAATTACGCGCCCTGCATGTTCCGGAAGAAAAGGTCGAAGCGGCAATTCGTGCGGCCGCCGGGCCGGATCCGATCCAAACGCTGCTCGATCTTGGTACTGGCACGGGCCGGATGCTCGAACTTTTGGGGCCGCTCGCGGCACGGGCCGTTGGGATTGATCAATCGCCCCAGATGCTGAGCGTCGCCCGTGCCCGTATTGAGCGTGCCGGCCTGCGCAATGTCCAATTGCGGCAAGGTGACATCTACGCGGCGCCGGTCGAAGCGGATGGCTACGATCTCGTCATCATGCATCAGGTTCTGCATTATCTCGACGATCCCCTGCGTGCCATTCGTGAAGCGGCGCGGGCTTTGCGCCCGGGGGGACGCCTGCTCATCGTCGATTTCGCTCCCCATGAGGACGAAACGCTCCGTACGGCGCATGCGCACCGGCGGCTTGGCTTCGCGGCCGAGGAAATTGCGGGGTTCATGGCTTCCGCGGGACTGGATTTGACGATGAAAAGCGATCTAGTGCCCGGCCGCGGCGAAGCCAACAAACTCACCGTTTCGCTTTGGCTAGGCCGCGACCCCCGCGT
- a CDS encoding SOS response-associated peptidase family protein, whose amino-acid sequence MIAEAEGEDDGQAHAAFPAAASSALPSKCFATAIRTAPYSLPKLTSAHCFSSSAKAEWRCLVPATSFCEWTDSWPKVTHWFALNESRSLFAFAGMWRPWIGERKGEAGEHKLSAFLTTESNKTVRPIHAKAMPVLLTTTEECGPRKGRRRVHQWRSARRQAREAESEGGIKARKRPGKLGLRPSPSRTQPRPFLGSQRFANTTAESSSISAISKHRFMEIKNRTMLLLRSGDRRRRG is encoded by the coding sequence GTGATAGCGGAAGCGGAGGGTGAGGATGACGGGCAGGCTCATGCGGCCTTCCCAGCGGCAGCGTCTTCAGCGCTCCCCTCAAAATGCTTCGCCACGGCGATCAGGACCGCGCCATATTCATTGCCAAAACTAACTTCTGCGCATTGCTTCTCCTCCTCCGCGAAAGCGGAATGGCGCTGCCTCGTTCCAGCAACATCGTTTTGCGAATGGACTGACAGCTGGCCAAAGGTTACGCACTGGTTTGCACTCAATGAGAGCCGATCACTTTTTGCCTTTGCTGGAATGTGGCGCCCGTGGATCGGCGAGCGGAAGGGCGAGGCCGGCGAGCACAAGCTCTCCGCATTCCTGACCACGGAATCGAACAAGACGGTGCGACCGATCCACGCCAAGGCGATGCCGGTCCTACTCACGACAACTGAAGAATGCGGCCCTCGAAAAGGCCGGCGTCGAGTTCACCAATGGCGATCAGCCCGGCGTCAGGCTCGCGAAGCCGAAAGCGAAGGCGGAATTAAGGCCCGTAAGCGACCAGGAAAGCTAGGACTGCGCCCATCACCATCAAGGACCCAACCAAGGCCATTCCTTGGTTCGCAGAGGTTCGCCAATACCACAGCTGAATCTTCATCAATTTCCGCAATATCGAAACACCGGTTCATGGAAATCAAAAATCGCACGATGCTACTTTTGAGATCGGGTGACCGCCGCAGGAGGGGATAG
- a CDS encoding Spy/CpxP family protein refolding chaperone produces the protein MKVQVTRPLSALSVAAVLVFAPFAVSAQNAPMMGGEMKGGNMGDGMQGGAMMKGDDMMKGCDMMGGGMEHMQHMMSMMHEKMSHAGDRIASLNTELKITESQMPAWTKFSDALLASAKSMEESMDMMHKHMQSGVMLPLPEKLDHHAKMAAAHVTNLQAIKAALDPLYASFSDEQKKIADDLKIGPMGLM, from the coding sequence ATGAAAGTTCAAGTCACACGTCCGTTGTCCGCTCTTTCCGTCGCGGCCGTATTGGTGTTCGCGCCGTTCGCTGTGTCTGCCCAGAACGCCCCCATGATGGGAGGCGAGATGAAAGGGGGAAACATGGGCGACGGCATGCAGGGCGGCGCCATGATGAAAGGCGACGACATGATGAAGGGCTGCGACATGATGGGCGGCGGCATGGAACACATGCAGCATATGATGTCGATGATGCATGAGAAGATGTCGCATGCCGGAGATCGGATCGCATCTCTCAACACCGAGCTGAAAATCACCGAATCTCAAATGCCGGCATGGACCAAATTCTCCGACGCTCTTCTCGCGTCCGCGAAGTCCATGGAAGAGTCGATGGATATGATGCACAAACATATGCAATCCGGTGTTATGCTCCCCCTTCCCGAAAAACTCGACCACCACGCCAAAATGGCCGCCGCGCATGTTACGAACCTGCAGGCAATCAAGGCGGCGCTCGATCCGCTTTATGCGTCGTTCAGCGACGAACAGAAAAAGATCGCAGACGATCTGAAGATCGGCCCCATGGGCCTGATGTGA
- a CDS encoding zinc-finger domain-containing protein — protein sequence MALVGGYPKFKNDRGVPEICIGVKEFMCIGESPPQDHPHVYINMGEADAILCPYCATRFRFDPRLTSLGADPPDSFFADDTAV from the coding sequence ATGGCACTTGTTGGCGGCTATCCGAAGTTCAAAAACGACCGCGGCGTCCCGGAAATCTGCATCGGGGTGAAGGAATTCATGTGTATTGGCGAGTCCCCACCGCAGGATCACCCCCACGTCTACATCAATATGGGCGAGGCAGACGCAATCCTATGTCCCTACTGTGCGACCCGATTCCGCTTCGATCCACGATTGACGTCGCTCGGTGCCGACCCGCCCGACAGTTTCTTTGCTGACGATACCGCGGTCTGA
- a CDS encoding IS256 family transposase has translation MTQNNIVKFAEPGAFEDPLTEVLRCGARKLLADAIEAEVSDFLDRHSRFLTEEGQQRLVRHGHLPEREIMTGIGPVGVRAPRVRDRVGQGEARIRFSSAILPPYARRSKSLEVLIPILYLKGISTGDFEEALAALLGKDAGGLSASTVARLKDAWVDEHVRWSKRDLTAKRYVYFWVDGIYVQARLEDDAQCLLVIVGATPEGKKEFVALADGVRESTQSWKEMLLDLRRRGLTIGPELAVADGALGFWKALEEVWPKTRGQRCWVHKTANVLNKLPKSQQAKAKRALEEIWMAETKKDALVAFDAFVEIYAIKYEKAVECLTKDRETLLAFYDFPAEHWKHLRTSNPIESTFATVRHRTIRSKGCLSNKTAIAMVFKLAQAAEKHWRRLDGKSQLPKVVLGVKFTDGIEVAKEQVQTAA, from the coding sequence GTGACCCAGAATAATATCGTTAAATTCGCCGAGCCAGGTGCATTTGAGGATCCACTTACTGAAGTTTTGCGCTGCGGGGCGCGGAAGCTTTTGGCCGATGCCATCGAGGCCGAGGTTTCCGATTTCCTTGACCGGCATTCCCGCTTTTTGACTGAGGAAGGTCAGCAAAGGCTGGTTCGCCATGGGCATTTGCCCGAGCGCGAGATCATGACCGGTATCGGTCCGGTCGGCGTGCGCGCGCCCCGGGTTCGCGATCGTGTCGGCCAGGGCGAGGCGCGCATCCGCTTTTCGTCGGCGATTCTGCCGCCCTATGCGCGCCGATCGAAGAGCCTCGAGGTGTTGATCCCGATCCTCTACCTGAAGGGCATATCCACGGGCGATTTCGAGGAGGCGCTGGCCGCGTTGCTTGGCAAGGATGCCGGCGGCCTTTCGGCATCAACCGTCGCAAGGCTTAAGGACGCTTGGGTCGACGAGCACGTGCGCTGGTCGAAGCGTGACCTTACTGCCAAGCGCTATGTCTACTTTTGGGTTGACGGGATCTACGTTCAAGCTCGGCTAGAAGATGACGCTCAGTGCCTATTGGTCATTGTCGGTGCGACGCCGGAAGGCAAAAAGGAATTCGTCGCTCTCGCCGACGGTGTCCGCGAGAGTACGCAATCCTGGAAGGAAATGCTCCTCGATCTGAGACGACGGGGGCTTACGATCGGTCCCGAGCTCGCGGTTGCCGACGGCGCACTCGGGTTCTGGAAAGCACTCGAGGAGGTTTGGCCAAAGACCCGCGGTCAACGCTGTTGGGTGCACAAGACCGCCAATGTTTTGAACAAGTTGCCAAAGAGCCAACAGGCAAAGGCCAAGCGCGCATTGGAGGAGATCTGGATGGCCGAGACCAAGAAGGATGCTCTCGTCGCCTTCGACGCGTTCGTCGAAATCTACGCCATCAAATATGAGAAGGCGGTCGAATGCCTGACCAAAGATCGCGAAACTTTGCTCGCCTTCTACGACTTCCCAGCAGAGCACTGGAAGCATCTGCGCACGTCGAACCCCATCGAGAGCACATTCGCGACCGTGCGCCACCGAACGATACGCTCCAAGGGGTGCCTATCGAACAAAACAGCTATCGCCATGGTCTTCAAGCTTGCTCAAGCGGCGGAGAAACATTGGCGTCGCCTCGATGGAAAAAGTCAATTGCCAAAGGTCGTTCTCGGAGTAAAGTTCACTGACGGAATCGAGGTTGCAAAAGAACAAGTTCAAACTGCCGCCTGA
- a CDS encoding pyocin activator PrtN family protein translates to MKTAFLLMAQYNGKAIIPINDVCRDYFLHLTPSKLVQKISAGQIAMPLVRIESSQKSAKGVHLADLAEYLDARAEAARKEMIALTS, encoded by the coding sequence ATGAAGACCGCATTCCTGCTCATGGCACAATACAACGGCAAGGCGATCATTCCGATCAATGACGTATGTCGGGACTATTTTCTCCACCTAACACCTAGCAAACTGGTTCAGAAAATCTCAGCTGGCCAGATCGCGATGCCGCTTGTCCGAATTGAAAGCAGTCAAAAAAGCGCCAAGGGTGTCCATCTCGCTGATTTAGCCGAGTACCTCGACGCTCGCGCCGAGGCAGCCAGAAAAGAGATGATTGCCCTCACCAGTTGA
- a CDS encoding NnrU family protein → MLSLVLGAICFAGIHLGIAGTPLRDRAIAALGEGAYRAVFSIVSLAAIVWLVIAYKDAPYVATWGILEWWKPIAMILMLPAVLLAVIGLTTPNPTSVGQEGRVARSPEGVVRVTRHPFLVGVGLWAVVHLIANGDVASFIFFGALAVTALAGTVSIDAKRRRALGRGWQSFAAQTSIIPFAAIASGRTRFNPGEIATPQWVVALIAYALMLGGHSHIIGVSPFPTFRPASDEISQDLSLSKIKFEHTGASAQSSAEATFNLASRKD, encoded by the coding sequence ATGCTGTCCCTGGTCCTGGGCGCGATCTGCTTCGCTGGAATCCATCTCGGCATCGCCGGCACCCCTTTGCGCGACCGCGCGATCGCGGCGCTTGGCGAAGGCGCCTACCGTGCGGTGTTCTCGATCGTCTCACTGGCCGCCATCGTGTGGCTCGTGATAGCCTATAAGGATGCCCCCTATGTGGCGACCTGGGGCATTCTGGAGTGGTGGAAGCCGATAGCGATGATACTTATGCTTCCCGCCGTTCTCCTAGCGGTAATCGGATTGACCACACCAAACCCCACCTCCGTAGGCCAGGAAGGCCGGGTGGCGCGCTCGCCCGAAGGCGTCGTGCGGGTAACACGCCATCCGTTCCTCGTTGGCGTCGGTTTATGGGCGGTGGTGCATCTGATCGCCAACGGTGATGTTGCCTCGTTCATCTTCTTTGGCGCCCTTGCCGTCACCGCACTGGCCGGAACCGTGTCGATTGACGCCAAGCGTCGCCGCGCGCTTGGCAGGGGCTGGCAGTCCTTTGCGGCGCAAACCTCTATCATCCCGTTCGCGGCGATTGCCTCCGGCCGCACCCGGTTCAACCCCGGTGAAATCGCGACACCGCAATGGGTCGTCGCCCTCATCGCCTACGCACTGATGCTGGGCGGCCACTCTCACATCATCGGTGTGTCCCCGTTTCCGACGTTTCGGCCCGCGTCCGACGAGATCTCGCAGGACCTGTCCCTGTCGAAAATCAAATTCGAACATACTGGCGCATCTGCGCAATCGTCGGCCGAAGCCACATTCAACCTGGCATCTCGAAAAGATTGA
- a CDS encoding NUDIX hydrolase, translating to MRSSYRIEWNFPGGSVRRGETPEEAARRELAEEIGLTAHQLIPADVTCGIWDGRRDHVHFFELRLDRLPELQLDNREIISARLMSPEELDDIELTGPVAPYVGRRLPSQLRHYG from the coding sequence GTGCGCTCGTCGTATCGGATCGAATGGAACTTCCCGGGTGGCAGTGTACGCCGCGGTGAGACGCCGGAAGAAGCGGCGCGACGCGAGCTCGCCGAGGAGATTGGGCTGACGGCACACCAGCTCATCCCAGCGGATGTCACATGCGGAATCTGGGACGGGCGAAGAGACCATGTGCATTTCTTTGAATTGAGACTGGATCGGCTGCCTGAGTTGCAGCTCGACAACCGCGAGATCATCTCCGCACGACTAATGTCGCCAGAGGAATTGGATGACATAGAGCTAACGGGACCTGTCGCCCCCTATGTCGGCAGGAGGCTTCCATCCCAACTGCGGCATTACGGATGA
- a CDS encoding cupin domain-containing protein produces MPKTNGPIVGRRDVLQSAAIAGAAVFSPTLADAGKVRKVRQMTGGLTAEEIISLLKLEPNATCGFVRVTFVSKQSIAAGGLPAPFADARPLGSALYFLVTQTAPVRLHRIRNDQLYHYYLGDPLELFLLHADGTTDLLIVGPDLRKGQHVQQLIPGHTFHTARLLGQGHWFLGGSTEWPGVVPADVEIGDVEALAKKYPGVAGELRAIAASVRPLPPA; encoded by the coding sequence TTGCCAAAAACGAATGGCCCAATTGTCGGCCGCCGGGACGTTTTGCAAAGCGCGGCGATCGCTGGCGCCGCCGTTTTCTCCCCGACGCTCGCCGATGCGGGAAAGGTTCGGAAGGTAAGGCAAATGACCGGTGGTCTGACGGCGGAAGAGATCATCAGCCTGCTGAAGCTCGAACCCAATGCGACTTGTGGCTTCGTGCGGGTGACGTTCGTAAGCAAGCAATCGATTGCAGCGGGTGGCTTGCCGGCGCCTTTCGCCGATGCCCGGCCTTTGGGCTCGGCACTTTATTTTCTAGTGACACAAACCGCGCCCGTGCGGCTTCACCGTATCCGAAACGATCAATTGTACCATTATTACCTTGGTGATCCCCTGGAGCTGTTCCTGCTGCACGCCGATGGCACCACCGATCTCCTCATCGTCGGACCGGATTTGCGCAAGGGCCAGCACGTGCAGCAATTGATCCCCGGCCACACGTTTCATACCGCTCGCCTGCTCGGGCAAGGCCATTGGTTTCTGGGGGGGAGCACAGAATGGCCGGGTGTCGTGCCAGCGGATGTGGAAATTGGCGATGTCGAAGCGCTGGCGAAGAAATATCCCGGAGTTGCGGGCGAATTACGCGCCATCGCCGCCTCGGTGCGGCCGTTGCCTCCCGCGTAA
- a CDS encoding acyltransferase, producing the protein MNDERPELMGRASLLSHPSLTELSFVKEATAEQQILSSRKRFAVLDGLRGVAALVVVLYHSFDSGGIVPNGELAVDLFFILSGFVITYSWDDRLVSPTSKGQFVLSRLIRLYPMLFIGALGGIVFGVIHNFTNPSQAYSYPAGAISAVLSLLVLPYLQPNSLNNFVFTFSPPIWSLFFEVVANGAYVLFVRFLSIRVLTALLVIGMIGVVSLGDLGGDQKTNFVAGFPRVIAGFFGGVLLFKLWRSGQLPIMRANIFISSAIILTIFVFSIKIRGWLYIPAFGLLMVAVINGINSRPARTDGWCEFLGLVSYPVYLVHPMTLYMIMFIGHKITLSDSLFDVFLVGHLIAILFVGYIFARYYETPARLFLKRTLNRKKLDHVVS; encoded by the coding sequence ATGAACGATGAGAGGCCGGAATTGATGGGTCGCGCTTCTTTGCTCTCCCATCCCTCCCTTACTGAGCTGAGCTTCGTCAAGGAGGCCACCGCTGAACAACAGATTCTTTCGTCTCGAAAACGGTTCGCTGTTCTGGACGGTCTGCGCGGCGTCGCGGCCTTGGTAGTCGTCCTGTACCACAGTTTTGACAGCGGCGGCATAGTGCCAAACGGTGAGCTTGCGGTTGATCTGTTCTTTATCCTAAGCGGCTTCGTTATCACCTATTCGTGGGATGACCGTCTCGTCTCACCAACCAGCAAGGGGCAGTTTGTGCTCAGCCGCCTCATCCGGCTGTACCCGATGCTGTTCATCGGTGCGCTAGGTGGCATCGTCTTTGGTGTGATCCACAACTTCACCAATCCGTCACAGGCATATAGCTACCCCGCCGGCGCTATATCGGCAGTTCTCTCGCTTCTGGTACTGCCCTACCTTCAGCCAAACTCTCTCAACAATTTTGTTTTTACCTTCAGTCCACCCATCTGGTCGCTGTTCTTTGAGGTCGTCGCCAACGGCGCTTATGTTCTATTCGTCCGCTTTCTATCCATTCGTGTACTCACCGCGCTCTTGGTTATCGGTATGATCGGAGTCGTCAGCTTGGGGGATTTGGGGGGTGACCAAAAGACCAACTTCGTGGCGGGCTTCCCTCGGGTAATTGCTGGTTTCTTCGGGGGTGTCTTGCTTTTCAAGCTTTGGCGATCTGGGCAATTGCCAATAATGCGCGCCAATATATTCATCTCCTCGGCAATAATTCTTACCATTTTCGTATTTTCGATCAAGATCCGTGGTTGGTTGTATATTCCTGCCTTTGGGCTGCTCATGGTCGCGGTCATAAACGGTATTAACAGTCGACCTGCCCGGACGGACGGGTGGTGCGAATTCCTAGGGTTGGTGTCATATCCTGTCTACTTGGTTCATCCGATGACCCTGTATATGATCATGTTCATCGGGCATAAAATCACACTGAGTGACAGCCTTTTTGATGTATTTCTGGTCGGGCACCTGATCGCAATCCTATTCGTTGGCTATATATTTGCCAGATATTATGAGACCCCAGCGAGGTTGTTTTTGAAACGAACGTTGAATCGCAAGAAACTCGACCACGTCGTAAGTTGA
- a CDS encoding cold-shock protein, with product MPNGTVKWFNPTKGFGFIQPESGGTDIFVHISAVERAGLSSLNEGQKVSFDEERDPKKGKTSAVNIKAL from the coding sequence ATGCCAAATGGCACCGTGAAATGGTTCAACCCTACCAAGGGTTTCGGGTTTATTCAGCCGGAGAGTGGTGGCACCGACATTTTCGTTCACATAAGCGCCGTCGAGCGTGCTGGTCTGAGTAGCTTGAATGAGGGGCAAAAGGTGTCGTTTGACGAAGAGCGCGATCCAAAGAAGGGAAAGACCTCTGCCGTCAACATAAAGGCTCTCTAA
- a CDS encoding TrbC/VirB2 family protein — protein MATGSAHAAGSNMPWEQPLQQVLQSVEGPVAKIIAVIIIITTGLTLAFGDTSGGFRRLIQIIFGLSIAFAASSFFLTFFSFGGGVLV, from the coding sequence ATGGCGACAGGCTCGGCGCATGCCGCCGGATCGAACATGCCCTGGGAGCAGCCGCTGCAGCAGGTGCTTCAATCGGTCGAAGGCCCGGTCGCGAAAATCATCGCGGTGATCATCATCATTACGACCGGCCTGACACTCGCCTTCGGCGACACGTCGGGTGGCTTCCGCCGGCTCATCCAGATCATTTTCGGCCTGTCGATCGCCTTCGCCGCTTCGAGCTTTTTCCTGACGTTCTTTTCGTTCGGCGGCGGGGTGCTTGTCTGA
- a CDS encoding lysophospholipid acyltransferase family protein, with translation MILIRSLLFHSAFYLTTAVLAIAGLPVLFMGRHKVQAYAKFWTGSLVWFLEKICKTKIIWSGLENLPQGACIIAAKHQSALETLSLTTKGTDFSYILKRELTAIPVFGWYLKGAGQVAIDRAKRGQALPDLTRQVREALAQGRQMIIFPEGTRKRVGAPPEYKSGVAHLYADTGAVCVPVALNTGLFWPRRSLSIHPGAVSISFLKPIEPGLDKQSFMQLLESRIEAETAKMIGSALAADPSLKRVLAAPDIAVS, from the coding sequence ATGATTTTGATCCGCTCGCTCCTTTTTCACTCGGCTTTTTATCTGACGACCGCCGTGCTCGCGATTGCCGGACTGCCTGTGCTTTTTATGGGGCGCCATAAGGTACAGGCTTACGCAAAGTTCTGGACGGGCTCGTTGGTTTGGTTTCTCGAAAAAATTTGCAAAACCAAAATCATATGGAGCGGCCTTGAAAATCTGCCGCAAGGCGCCTGCATCATCGCGGCAAAACATCAGTCGGCGCTGGAAACCTTATCGCTTACGACAAAGGGAACGGACTTTTCCTACATTCTCAAACGCGAGCTAACAGCGATCCCGGTTTTCGGCTGGTACCTCAAGGGCGCCGGGCAAGTCGCCATTGACCGCGCCAAGCGCGGCCAGGCCTTGCCCGATCTCACAAGACAAGTGCGCGAGGCGCTTGCGCAAGGCCGCCAGATGATCATTTTCCCCGAAGGCACGCGCAAACGCGTCGGGGCGCCGCCAGAGTACAAGTCAGGGGTTGCGCATCTTTACGCCGATACCGGAGCTGTCTGTGTCCCGGTTGCCTTGAACACCGGGCTATTCTGGCCACGCCGCAGTCTGTCGATCCATCCCGGGGCGGTCTCCATAAGCTTTCTCAAGCCCATCGAGCCAGGCCTCGACAAGCAGAGTTTCATGCAACTTTTGGAAAGCCGGATTGAAGCAGAAACGGCAAAGATGATCGGCAGTGCACTGGCCGCCGATCCTTCGTTGAAGCGCGTCCTCGCGGCGCCGGACATTGCAGTTTCATAG
- a CDS encoding VirB3 family type IV secretion system protein gives MGGILSHESVAGFDAPVHRALTDPILLGGAPRAVAIANGTLAAAVGLGLRLWIPGLVIWAIGHAAASRAGSPSRPVPPVLSPARFSVSSSLLESLR, from the coding sequence ATGGGCGGAATCTTGTCGCACGAATCCGTGGCGGGATTCGACGCGCCGGTTCATCGGGCGTTGACCGATCCGATCCTGCTCGGCGGAGCGCCGCGCGCGGTCGCCATCGCCAATGGCACGCTGGCCGCAGCCGTTGGGCTTGGCCTGCGGCTCTGGATCCCTGGTCTCGTCATTTGGGCGATCGGACATGCCGCCGCGTCGCGCGCCGGATCTCCTTCACGACCTGTTCCGCCGGTGCTTTCGCCGGCCCGGTTTTCTGTCTCATCTTCGCTCCTTGAAAGCCTACGATGA
- a CDS encoding cupin domain-containing protein: MRMQLPLGGFIFLFLGATTICAQQQPTVKATTLLKTTTTITGQKLEYPGNNPQVAVTLVEIPPGVDVGWHEHPNIRYVYVIDGTLTIELENGTRREFPAGTIFVEAFGTRHHGMNAGSTPAKVLFIDHSEEGQSNMVKTEPPGPHHDAPEDHR, encoded by the coding sequence ATGAGAATGCAGTTGCCGCTTGGTGGGTTCATTTTCCTTTTTCTGGGTGCCACGACCATCTGCGCTCAGCAGCAACCTACGGTGAAGGCGACCACGTTGCTGAAGACGACCACAACGATTACCGGCCAGAAGCTAGAATATCCGGGGAACAACCCGCAAGTCGCCGTCACGTTGGTGGAGATCCCGCCGGGCGTCGACGTTGGGTGGCACGAACATCCGAATATCCGCTATGTCTATGTGATCGACGGCACGCTGACGATCGAGTTGGAGAATGGAACCCGGCGGGAATTCCCGGCCGGAACTATTTTCGTCGAGGCGTTCGGAACTAGGCATCACGGCATGAATGCCGGCTCGACGCCTGCTAAAGTTCTGTTCATTGACCACTCCGAAGAGGGACAATCCAATATGGTCAAGACCGAGCCCCCGGGACCGCATCACGATGCGCCGGAGGACCACCGTTAG